From a single Natronorubrum tibetense GA33 genomic region:
- a CDS encoding sulfite exporter TauE/SafE family protein, whose amino-acid sequence MDPFTFLGVDVALFLLIGLLAGAHCIGMCGPLVTVYASRMDGAATDGGTTANASSAGRTGHLSTYEVRQHALFNLGRTASYTLLGAFFGALGGLLFVTTAELTPAVDVARGAVGLLVGAFVIATGVYYALGRTTGGISFPGLERLTGWLAGRVDRLANGPGIVGLGAVHGLLPCPILYPAFLYAFATGSPISGALALAALGIGTVPAVFAYGTIIDSVDVAHRRRVHRLLGIAFVALGYVLFAHGLMSFGIHVPHPELPFYDGLGTGGHDHH is encoded by the coding sequence ATGGACCCGTTCACGTTCCTCGGCGTCGACGTCGCGCTGTTCTTGCTCATCGGGCTACTCGCGGGAGCCCACTGTATCGGGATGTGCGGCCCGCTCGTGACCGTCTACGCGAGTCGGATGGACGGTGCCGCGACTGACGGCGGCACGACCGCGAACGCCTCGAGCGCCGGACGCACGGGCCATCTCTCCACTTACGAGGTTCGCCAGCACGCGCTGTTCAACCTCGGGCGGACGGCGAGCTACACCCTTCTGGGTGCCTTTTTCGGCGCGCTCGGCGGGCTGTTGTTCGTCACGACCGCCGAGTTGACGCCGGCCGTCGACGTCGCCCGCGGCGCGGTCGGGCTCCTCGTCGGCGCGTTCGTCATCGCGACGGGCGTCTACTACGCGCTGGGGCGGACGACCGGCGGGATCTCGTTTCCCGGGCTCGAGCGACTCACCGGCTGGCTCGCCGGGCGCGTCGACCGACTCGCGAACGGCCCCGGCATCGTCGGTCTCGGCGCGGTGCACGGACTGCTCCCCTGTCCGATCCTCTACCCGGCCTTTCTCTACGCGTTCGCGACCGGCTCGCCGATCAGCGGGGCGCTCGCGCTCGCCGCGCTCGGGATCGGGACGGTGCCGGCCGTCTTCGCCTACGGGACGATCATCGACTCGGTCGACGTGGCCCACCGCCGACGGGTCCACCGGCTGCTCGGAATCGCGTTCGTCGCGCTGGGCTACGTCCTGTTCGCCCACGGGCTGATGAGCTTTGGAATCCACGTTCCACACCCCGAACTGCCGTTCTACGACGGACTCGGAACCGGCGGACACGACCACCACTGA
- a CDS encoding M48 family metalloprotease produces MPSPSIRLYVGMVAAVLALVLVTIGLLAGVWVVFYGMLVVFGIRPAAHGAFVATTVTLLTIAYLEYRHLETIERLSDAHPVDRESAPHLYDVTTRVAAQLDVPVPTIAVSERNAPEALAVGFRPENVHLVLSLGTIRALDADELEAVIAHELAHVKNRDAMVMTVVSLPVVLADGLGSRLERIDEPSSESIVAAVVPFVAPIIGLVAAVVWIIGSAITARLSRVRERAADRTAAEVTGSPATLASALRRLDAEITDTPKQDLREVSGVSSLSILPLEPRELEKVMLGPEGDIEPSYWWLRTRLHRLQRWLFGTHPPTADRLESLAALERER; encoded by the coding sequence ATGCCCTCCCCATCGATCCGCCTCTACGTCGGCATGGTTGCCGCCGTCCTCGCACTCGTACTCGTCACGATCGGTCTGCTCGCGGGCGTATGGGTCGTCTTCTACGGCATGCTCGTGGTGTTTGGTATTCGACCCGCGGCGCACGGGGCGTTCGTCGCCACAACGGTCACCCTGCTGACGATCGCCTACCTCGAGTACAGACACCTCGAGACGATCGAACGACTCTCGGACGCCCATCCAGTGGACCGCGAGTCGGCGCCGCACCTGTACGACGTAACGACGCGCGTCGCCGCGCAACTGGACGTCCCCGTGCCGACGATCGCCGTCTCCGAGCGGAACGCGCCGGAGGCGCTGGCGGTCGGCTTCCGGCCGGAAAACGTCCACCTGGTACTCTCGCTCGGAACGATCCGGGCGCTCGACGCTGACGAACTCGAGGCGGTGATCGCCCACGAACTCGCTCACGTGAAGAACCGCGACGCGATGGTGATGACGGTCGTCTCGCTGCCCGTCGTGCTCGCCGACGGCTTGGGGTCGCGACTCGAACGGATAGACGAGCCCAGTTCGGAATCGATCGTCGCCGCGGTGGTTCCGTTCGTGGCGCCTATTATCGGGCTCGTCGCGGCAGTCGTTTGGATCATCGGCAGCGCGATCACGGCTCGCCTCTCCCGGGTCAGAGAGCGCGCGGCCGATCGGACCGCCGCGGAAGTGACCGGCTCGCCGGCGACGTTGGCCAGCGCGCTCCGCCGGTTAGATGCGGAGATCACCGACACGCCGAAGCAGGATCTCCGCGAGGTGTCGGGGGTCTCCTCGCTATCCATCTTGCCCCTCGAGCCGCGGGAACTCGAGAAGGTCATGCTCGGCCCCGAGGGCGACATCGAGCCGTCGTACTGGTGGCTTCGAACGCGGCTGCACCGCCTCCAGCGCTGGCTGTTCGGGACGCACCCGCCGACGGCGGATCGGCTCGAGTCGCTGGCGGCGCTCGAGCGGGAGCGATAG
- the hmgB gene encoding hydroxymethylglutaryl-CoA synthase, which produces MTAVGIDAIEIWTGNLKLDLPGTFAPEKGEDPEKYTKGLGLNASSFPDSYEDIVTMGANAAHRLMERKGLEPDDIGRIDVATESAFDNSKPVSTYVAGCLEQVYGDDFHHANKGERKFACIAGTQSLDDAFNWIQAGRNRGRSALVIATDTALYARGDAGEATQGAGAVAMLISEDPDLVELSTEQGYGSADETDFLKPNQQFPSVDGKRSVQVYLARMREALEDFESVAGETHPDQFAYIPFHTPFPGMVRKAGMLVYRHMIRDTSIEDELAEEIGRQPRAEAFDDDEAFHDALREYMDALKDTETYQEWYEATIDPTLTLSREVGNWYTGSVHVARVSALKHGLENDLDLAGSKLLVGSYGSGAQAEGHAETIQDGWKDEIEALNIDEQLDARYDMSWDDYEEIHDVHNHDMDVDVEEFTAPESEFVFDGWGRMGERKYRYVE; this is translated from the coding sequence ATGACTGCAGTCGGTATCGACGCCATCGAAATCTGGACCGGGAATCTCAAACTCGACTTACCCGGGACGTTCGCGCCCGAGAAGGGCGAGGACCCCGAGAAGTACACGAAGGGACTCGGTCTCAACGCAAGCTCGTTCCCCGACAGCTACGAAGACATCGTCACGATGGGGGCAAACGCCGCCCACCGGCTGATGGAACGCAAGGGCCTCGAGCCCGACGATATCGGTCGAATCGATGTCGCGACCGAGAGCGCGTTCGACAACTCGAAGCCGGTTTCGACGTACGTCGCTGGCTGTCTCGAGCAGGTCTACGGCGATGACTTCCACCACGCGAACAAGGGCGAACGAAAGTTCGCCTGTATCGCGGGCACCCAGAGTCTCGACGACGCGTTCAACTGGATCCAGGCCGGCCGAAATCGCGGTCGTTCGGCGCTGGTGATTGCGACCGACACGGCGCTGTACGCCCGCGGCGACGCCGGCGAGGCGACCCAGGGTGCGGGTGCCGTCGCGATGCTCATCAGCGAGGACCCCGATCTGGTCGAACTCTCGACCGAGCAGGGCTACGGCTCGGCCGACGAGACGGATTTCCTCAAACCAAACCAGCAGTTCCCGTCCGTCGACGGCAAACGCTCCGTGCAGGTGTACCTCGCCCGCATGCGCGAGGCGCTCGAGGACTTCGAGAGCGTCGCCGGCGAAACCCATCCCGATCAGTTCGCCTACATCCCGTTCCACACCCCGTTCCCGGGGATGGTCCGCAAGGCCGGAATGCTGGTCTACCGGCATATGATTCGCGACACTAGCATCGAAGATGAGCTGGCCGAGGAGATCGGTCGCCAGCCCCGCGCCGAAGCGTTCGACGACGACGAGGCGTTCCACGACGCGCTGCGGGAGTATATGGATGCCCTCAAGGACACCGAGACCTACCAGGAGTGGTACGAGGCGACGATCGATCCGACCCTCACCCTCTCTCGGGAGGTCGGCAACTGGTACACCGGCTCCGTCCACGTCGCCCGCGTGAGCGCGCTGAAACACGGCCTCGAGAACGACCTCGACCTCGCGGGGAGCAAGCTCCTCGTCGGCTCCTACGGCTCCGGCGCGCAGGCGGAGGGCCACGCGGAGACGATCCAGGACGGCTGGAAGGACGAAATCGAGGCGCTAAACATCGACGAACAGCTCGACGCCCGCTACGACATGAGTTGGGACGATTACGAAGAGATCCACGACGTCCACAATCACGACATGGACGTCGACGTCGAGGAGTTCACGGCTCCCGAGTCGGAGTTCGTCTTCGACGGCTGGGGGCGAATGGGCGAGCGGAAGTACCGGTACGTCGAATAG
- a CDS encoding BCCT family transporter, whose protein sequence is MTDSDRQRPADGFFEELDTVVFGVGFTIAVAAVIAFVVAPDAATGYMDSANQVIWTGFGWWYLIVMFFLVAFVIFLIFGPWGNIKLGEEDEEPEFAFLSYFAMLYSAGIAAGIVFWGPAEAVSHYDDVSPFIGADPQSSEAAVGAIQYTFFHWGVSAWTAYVVVALPIAYCAYKYDAPMRISTVLAPWIGIDNLDGPLAKAVDILAVFATIGGVATTLGLVGSQFLVGIEWTTGVSVGDLGTVLIITGMTVAFTASVALGVQKGIRRISYVNLSLFGLLTVVTFLLGPTNYITAIGTEALGTYISQFIQMSFYTGTAQTGNGGVSGWVGDWTIFYWAWWFSWTPFVGLFIARISRGRTVRQVAVTGVLASTGITIPWFATMGGTAIYLQNDGQADVISAIATFDEAGAGYPLFEALPLGWLLTALFLLLVLLFLITSADSSTLALGMLTTGGAQRPSTVNRVIWGFLIGALASLLIVTGGVEALQAAAIITGGPFSVITLIAVASMALAFGTQRSLFLRDEDEVDVPSSGEMASSDSEPTVESDSD, encoded by the coding sequence ATGACTGACTCAGATCGACAACGTCCAGCGGATGGCTTCTTCGAGGAACTCGACACCGTCGTGTTCGGCGTCGGGTTTACGATCGCAGTGGCTGCGGTGATCGCGTTCGTCGTCGCGCCGGACGCGGCGACGGGGTACATGGACAGCGCGAACCAGGTCATCTGGACCGGGTTCGGCTGGTGGTATCTGATCGTGATGTTCTTTCTCGTCGCGTTCGTCATCTTCCTCATCTTCGGCCCCTGGGGAAACATCAAACTCGGTGAGGAGGACGAAGAGCCGGAGTTCGCCTTCCTCTCGTACTTCGCCATGTTGTACTCGGCCGGGATCGCCGCCGGCATCGTCTTCTGGGGGCCGGCGGAAGCGGTTTCGCACTACGACGACGTCTCGCCGTTTATCGGTGCGGATCCGCAGTCCTCCGAGGCTGCCGTCGGGGCGATCCAGTATACGTTCTTCCACTGGGGCGTCTCGGCGTGGACGGCGTACGTCGTCGTCGCCCTGCCGATCGCCTACTGCGCGTACAAGTACGACGCACCGATGCGGATCTCGACGGTGCTCGCGCCGTGGATCGGGATCGACAACCTCGACGGGCCGCTCGCGAAAGCCGTCGACATTCTGGCGGTGTTTGCGACGATCGGCGGGGTCGCCACGACCCTCGGACTGGTCGGCAGTCAGTTCCTGGTCGGCATCGAGTGGACCACAGGCGTTTCCGTCGGTGATCTGGGGACGGTTCTCATCATCACCGGGATGACCGTCGCGTTCACGGCATCCGTCGCACTCGGGGTGCAGAAGGGTATTCGCCGGATTTCGTACGTCAATCTCTCACTGTTCGGACTGCTGACGGTCGTGACGTTCCTGCTCGGGCCGACGAACTACATCACGGCGATCGGCACCGAAGCGCTCGGCACCTACATCAGCCAGTTCATCCAGATGAGTTTCTACACCGGCACCGCCCAGACGGGGAACGGCGGCGTCTCTGGCTGGGTCGGCGATTGGACGATCTTCTACTGGGCCTGGTGGTTCTCGTGGACGCCGTTCGTCGGGCTGTTTATCGCCCGAATCTCGCGGGGCCGAACCGTCCGGCAGGTCGCCGTCACCGGCGTCCTCGCGTCGACGGGCATCACGATCCCGTGGTTCGCGACGATGGGTGGGACGGCGATCTACCTGCAGAACGACGGCCAGGCCGACGTCATCTCGGCGATCGCGACGTTCGACGAAGCCGGTGCCGGCTATCCGCTCTTCGAGGCCCTGCCGCTCGGGTGGCTGTTGACCGCGCTGTTCCTCCTGCTCGTGTTGCTGTTTCTCATCACGTCCGCGGACTCGTCGACGCTCGCGCTCGGAATGCTCACGACGGGCGGCGCACAGCGACCGTCGACGGTCAACCGCGTCATCTGGGGCTTTCTCATCGGTGCCCTCGCCTCCCTGCTGATCGTTACCGGCGGCGTCGAAGCGCTGCAGGCAGCCGCGATCATCACCGGTGGTCCGTTCTCCGTCATCACCCTGATCGCCGTCGCCTCGATGGCGCTCGCGTTCGGCACCCAGCGGTCGTTGTTCCTGCGCGACGAGGACGAAGTCGACGTTCCGAGCTCCGGCGAGATGGCCTCGAGCGACTCCGAACCCACTGTGGAGAGCGACAGCGACTGA
- a CDS encoding DUF7110 family protein, translated as MSTEESRHVYRLHSTLELPLEELREHIDEATYPDGVTDVEITRRNNTLILKAVAEDESVSKYTPTAQLKASVTENRVYEEDPDERRQKSFSWDEEEEEEIESELVEFAAFKGDRETVLQNSLLQYQMFLVLCGIAEAAEKGTLTAISERDGDLEATRIVEGEPRPADIEVVEGPGENASGQSGVNWRDNKFISD; from the coding sequence ATGTCAACAGAGGAATCCAGACACGTATATCGGCTGCACTCGACCCTCGAACTGCCCCTCGAAGAGCTTCGCGAACACATCGACGAGGCCACGTATCCGGACGGCGTCACCGACGTGGAGATAACGCGGCGAAACAACACGCTCATTCTCAAGGCCGTCGCCGAGGACGAGTCCGTCAGCAAGTACACCCCGACAGCCCAGTTAAAAGCCAGCGTCACCGAAAACCGGGTTTACGAGGAAGATCCGGACGAACGACGACAGAAGTCCTTTAGCTGGGACGAGGAGGAAGAAGAGGAGATCGAGTCCGAACTCGTCGAGTTCGCGGCGTTCAAGGGCGACCGCGAGACGGTTCTCCAGAACTCGCTGTTGCAGTACCAGATGTTCCTCGTCCTCTGCGGGATCGCCGAGGCCGCAGAGAAGGGGACGCTGACCGCGATCTCGGAGCGCGACGGCGACCTCGAGGCGACCCGAATCGTCGAGGGCGAACCCCGCCCGGCCGACATCGAAGTCGTCGAAGGCCCCGGGGAGAACGCCTCGGGCCAGAGCGGCGTCAACTGGCGGGACAACAAGTTTATCAGCGACTGA
- a CDS encoding glutaredoxin family protein, whose amino-acid sequence MDFPPNQGLDQDEVDEQVDELIADNEVVLFMKGTELMPQCGYSRKALGLISQHRDEVEVVDVLDSLDEYRTALNRHSGWETIPQTFVDGEFVGGSDVLEELDERGELAETLETA is encoded by the coding sequence ATGGACTTCCCACCGAATCAAGGTCTCGATCAGGACGAAGTCGACGAACAGGTCGACGAACTCATCGCCGACAACGAGGTTGTCCTCTTCATGAAGGGGACCGAGCTGATGCCCCAGTGTGGCTACTCCCGCAAGGCGCTCGGACTCATCTCCCAGCACCGCGACGAGGTCGAAGTCGTCGACGTCCTCGACTCGCTCGACGAGTACCGCACCGCCCTCAACCGTCACAGCGGCTGGGAGACGATCCCCCAGACGTTCGTCGACGGCGAGTTCGTCGGCGGCTCGGACGTGCTCGAGGAACTCGACGAACGCGGCGAACTGGCCGAGACGCTCGAGACGGCGTAA
- a CDS encoding PQQ-dependent sugar dehydrogenase, whose amino-acid sequence MTPPTRRRVLAVTGTSLVPLAGCLTGVDSDGLELATPEATPDDDWSEPDWRPADARPTEDDVDATTVVADLEIPWDLTFADDDAFLTERDGGVRRFDADELAETDEIPLGPDDGETILEGEDLPDRASPGEGGTLGIAVHPNYPDAAELFVYYTIDDDGTENRVVRYDLETDELETVLDGIPGATTHNGGRIAFGPDGDLWVLTGDAEDPALTQDPGSRAGAVLRVTPDGDPVSEPVDWGTDGDPRTYTLGHRNPQGIDFTPQGRPVLAEHGPAARDEVSLLRPGGNYGWDLVRGGPDDPEYDGYDEYDEATPPVINTGPQTTWAPSGLAFYDDETIEAWTNHVFVAGLASNALYAVALTPGVAEGDGASVTDDTGTHYDDDWLDDRFEATAHTLFEGEFGRLRHIEPGPDGSLYLLTSNRDGRAGDEFPLEDDDRIVRLDPA is encoded by the coding sequence ATGACGCCCCCGACACGGCGACGCGTGCTCGCGGTAACTGGTACCTCGCTCGTCCCGCTGGCCGGCTGTCTCACGGGTGTCGACTCCGACGGTCTGGAACTCGCCACGCCCGAAGCGACACCGGACGACGACTGGTCCGAACCAGACTGGCGTCCGGCGGACGCCAGGCCCACCGAGGACGACGTCGACGCGACGACGGTCGTCGCCGACCTCGAGATCCCGTGGGACCTCACGTTCGCGGACGACGACGCCTTCCTCACCGAGCGCGACGGCGGCGTGCGACGGTTCGACGCGGACGAACTCGCCGAAACCGACGAAATCCCGCTCGGTCCCGACGACGGCGAGACGATCCTCGAGGGCGAGGACCTCCCGGATCGGGCGTCCCCCGGCGAGGGTGGCACGCTCGGAATCGCCGTCCATCCCAACTATCCGGACGCCGCCGAGCTGTTCGTCTACTACACTATCGACGACGACGGGACCGAAAACCGGGTCGTTCGCTACGATCTGGAGACCGACGAACTCGAGACCGTCCTCGACGGTATTCCGGGCGCGACGACCCACAACGGTGGCCGGATCGCGTTCGGTCCCGACGGCGATCTCTGGGTTTTGACGGGCGACGCCGAGGACCCCGCCCTCACGCAGGACCCCGGCTCCCGCGCCGGCGCAGTGCTCCGAGTGACGCCCGATGGCGACCCCGTTTCCGAGCCCGTCGACTGGGGCACCGATGGCGACCCGCGGACGTATACGCTCGGCCACCGAAACCCGCAGGGAATCGACTTCACCCCGCAGGGGAGGCCGGTACTCGCCGAACACGGCCCGGCCGCTCGAGACGAGGTGTCGCTCCTCCGACCCGGCGGTAATTACGGCTGGGATCTCGTCCGCGGCGGTCCCGACGATCCGGAGTACGACGGGTACGACGAATACGACGAGGCGACGCCGCCGGTGATCAACACCGGCCCCCAGACGACGTGGGCACCGTCCGGACTCGCGTTCTACGACGACGAGACGATCGAGGCGTGGACGAACCACGTCTTCGTCGCCGGACTCGCGTCGAACGCGCTGTATGCCGTAGCGCTGACGCCGGGAGTGGCGGAGGGCGACGGCGCGTCCGTCACCGACGATACCGGAACCCACTACGACGACGACTGGCTCGACGATAGATTCGAAGCCACGGCTCACACGCTCTTCGAGGGCGAGTTCGGTCGACTTCGACACATCGAACCCGGTCCTGACGGTTCGCTCTACCTGCTCACGTCCAATCGAGACGGTCGAGCGGGCGACGAGTTTCCGCTCGAGGACGACGACCGGATCGTCCGCCTTGATCCAGCCTGA
- a CDS encoding RNA-guided endonuclease InsQ/TnpB family protein, with the protein MEYRRTAVIKLDTPEGADDSLRETVEQFKHCANTASEWCWHDDDGYHVTSKAKAERALYDQLRDETDLTANLVQKGIRRAVEAIKSGVERLKRGENTSQPHFSADSAVYDKRSATFHRDHVSLSTVDGRVECDYILPDDSEIPPTKYVSDEDFEFRMAHLQYRDGDWYLHASMRKVEADEESSESESKHRTVLGVDLGVNNLAVASTGLFWSADEFNHWRREYEKRRGSLQQCGSRHAHENIELVGQKEYGRFEIYLHTVANEIIEEAVENDCSHIVFEDLTHIRENIPEATWQHVWAFRRLYEYVEYKAEEHGIEAVQVDPRNTSKRCSTCGFTHDANRSVESFECQQCGYENHADYNASKNIGLQYLRRRQNAGDGGAPVDVRLNRGTLNVSGEYVPPASTEA; encoded by the coding sequence GTGGAATACCGTCGTACCGCCGTCATCAAGCTCGATACTCCTGAAGGAGCAGACGACTCCCTTCGAGAGACTGTCGAGCAATTCAAACACTGCGCCAACACCGCAAGCGAGTGGTGCTGGCACGACGACGACGGATACCACGTCACCTCAAAAGCCAAAGCCGAACGTGCCCTCTACGACCAACTCCGCGACGAAACCGACCTGACCGCGAATCTCGTCCAGAAAGGGATTCGCAGGGCGGTTGAAGCCATCAAAAGCGGAGTCGAACGGCTCAAACGTGGTGAGAACACATCGCAGCCGCACTTTTCTGCCGATAGCGCGGTCTACGACAAGCGGAGTGCGACCTTCCACCGGGACCACGTTTCTCTTTCGACCGTAGATGGGCGCGTCGAGTGTGACTACATCCTCCCCGACGACTCGGAGATACCGCCGACAAAGTACGTCTCCGACGAGGATTTCGAGTTTCGGATGGCCCACTTACAGTACCGTGATGGTGACTGGTATCTCCACGCTTCGATGCGGAAAGTCGAAGCGGACGAGGAATCGTCTGAATCCGAGTCCAAGCACAGAACAGTCCTTGGGGTGGATTTAGGCGTGAACAATCTTGCCGTTGCTTCGACAGGGCTATTCTGGTCGGCAGATGAGTTCAACCACTGGCGGCGAGAGTACGAGAAGCGTCGTGGTTCGCTTCAACAGTGTGGTTCTCGCCACGCCCACGAGAATATCGAGTTAGTCGGACAGAAAGAGTACGGGCGCTTCGAAATATACCTGCACACGGTGGCGAACGAGATCATCGAGGAGGCCGTCGAGAACGACTGTTCGCATATCGTGTTCGAGGACTTGACCCACATTCGGGAGAATATTCCCGAGGCTACGTGGCAACACGTCTGGGCGTTCCGACGCCTCTACGAGTACGTCGAATACAAGGCCGAAGAACATGGCATCGAGGCCGTACAGGTTGACCCGCGCAACACGTCAAAGCGTTGCTCGACGTGTGGGTTTACCCACGACGCCAATCGGTCGGTCGAATCGTTCGAGTGTCAGCAGTGCGGGTATGAGAACCACGCCGACTACAACGCTTCCAAGAATATCGGTTTGCAGTATCTCCGTCGCAGGCAAAACGCAGGCGATGGAGGCGCACCCGTAGATGTGCGCTTGAATCGCGGGACGCTGAACGTGAGCGGGGAGTACGTACCCCCTGCCTCTACTGAGGCATAG